The following are encoded in a window of Sphaerisporangium siamense genomic DNA:
- a CDS encoding fumarate reductase/succinate dehydrogenase flavoprotein subunit — MMEIPSLDDRLRLSCEVLVVGGGTAGTMAAITAAERGADVILLEKAHVRHSGALAMGMDGVNNAVIPGRATPEDYVAEITRANDGVVNQRTVHQTATRGYEMVRRLERYGVKFEKDEHGEYNVRRVHRSGSYVLPMPEGKDVKKVLYRVLRRREIRERVRVENRVMPVRVLVRDGRAVGVAGFDTRSGRFVTVSAGAVILATGAGGRLGLPASGYLYGTYENPTNAGDGHAMAYHAGAELSGIECFQINPLIKDYNGPACAYVANPFGGYQVNNQGERFVDCDYWSGQMMAEVAKEIGSARGPIYLKLSHLPGETITALEDILHTTERPTRGTFHAGRGHDYRTHDVEMHISEIGLCGGHSASGVWVDENGATTVPGLYAAGDLACVPHNYMIGAFVFGDLAGAHASQAFVPPGSLPEDQIADAHALVYRPLRNPGGPPQPQVEYKLRRFVNDYVAPPKSGAKLRIALETFERMRGEIAAMGARTPHELMRCVEVDFIRDCAEMAARASLVRDESRWGLYHDRADVPGRDDERWLYHLNLRKDASGRMSFVKRPVEPYLVPVEGFTPRATAPVELGPHDPSPAGTPAAPDGAGPAHDAGGPGNPRGRTAAARRPAVETIGRSPRILELVRLAEEQPPLSRLAPYLSDPDPKVRRAAVVTLTETTPDGVGEALVQALGDAHGTVRRAAATGLRELLEILPPSSEFGRLLHGAATAGDPVARAAVLEALRALRLGGSEVFATALADPDPGVRIAAVRGLVSLDDAVAVARAAADPSREVRVTAAKALGTMTTDADAVTGQETDEDFGGDIRRDVGDGGDVRSPVVAALAALAEDPEPLVRAAALGASAGVGAPPPLLGTAVRCLAAEASWEVRVGAARGLSAAPAEVAIGPLASALADPNLDVRKAAVLALSGFVAVHPDAADALRPALADSDADVRAYARRALDTTRLAGQAAP, encoded by the coding sequence ATGATGGAGATCCCGTCCCTGGACGACCGGCTGCGCCTCTCCTGCGAGGTCCTGGTCGTGGGCGGCGGCACCGCGGGGACGATGGCCGCCATCACCGCCGCCGAGCGCGGCGCCGACGTGATCCTGCTGGAGAAGGCGCACGTCCGGCACAGCGGCGCGCTCGCCATGGGCATGGACGGCGTCAACAACGCCGTCATCCCCGGCAGGGCCACCCCCGAGGACTACGTCGCCGAGATCACCCGGGCCAACGACGGCGTGGTCAACCAGCGCACCGTCCACCAGACGGCCACCCGCGGGTACGAGATGGTGCGGCGGCTGGAGCGCTACGGCGTCAAGTTCGAGAAGGACGAGCACGGCGAGTACAACGTGCGCCGCGTGCACCGGTCCGGCAGCTACGTGCTGCCCATGCCGGAGGGCAAGGACGTCAAGAAGGTGCTCTACCGCGTGCTGCGGCGCCGCGAGATCCGCGAGCGCGTCCGCGTCGAGAACCGCGTCATGCCGGTCCGCGTGCTCGTCCGGGACGGCCGCGCGGTGGGGGTCGCCGGGTTCGACACCCGTTCCGGGCGGTTCGTCACGGTGTCGGCGGGCGCGGTCATCCTCGCCACCGGGGCCGGCGGACGCCTCGGCCTGCCCGCCAGCGGCTACCTGTACGGCACCTACGAGAACCCCACCAACGCCGGGGACGGCCACGCCATGGCCTACCACGCCGGAGCCGAGCTCAGCGGCATCGAGTGCTTCCAGATCAACCCGCTGATCAAGGACTACAACGGGCCCGCGTGCGCCTACGTGGCCAACCCGTTCGGCGGCTACCAGGTGAACAACCAGGGCGAGCGGTTCGTCGACTGCGACTACTGGTCGGGCCAGATGATGGCCGAGGTCGCCAAGGAGATCGGGTCCGCGCGCGGGCCCATCTACCTCAAGCTCAGCCACCTGCCCGGCGAGACGATCACGGCGCTGGAGGACATCCTGCACACCACCGAGCGCCCGACGCGGGGCACCTTCCACGCCGGGCGCGGGCACGACTACCGCACCCACGACGTCGAGATGCACATCTCCGAGATCGGGCTGTGCGGCGGGCACTCGGCGTCCGGCGTGTGGGTGGACGAGAACGGCGCCACCACCGTGCCCGGCCTGTACGCGGCCGGGGACCTGGCCTGCGTGCCGCACAACTACATGATCGGGGCGTTCGTCTTCGGCGACCTGGCCGGAGCCCACGCCAGCCAGGCCTTCGTCCCGCCGGGGTCGCTGCCCGAGGACCAGATCGCCGACGCCCACGCGCTGGTCTACCGGCCGCTGCGCAACCCCGGCGGGCCGCCGCAGCCGCAGGTGGAGTACAAGCTGCGCCGGTTCGTCAACGACTACGTGGCCCCGCCGAAGTCCGGCGCCAAGCTGCGGATCGCACTGGAGACGTTCGAGCGCATGCGCGGCGAGATCGCGGCGATGGGCGCGCGGACCCCGCACGAGCTGATGCGCTGCGTGGAGGTGGACTTCATCCGCGACTGCGCCGAGATGGCGGCGCGCGCCTCGCTGGTGCGCGACGAGAGCCGCTGGGGCCTCTACCACGACCGCGCCGACGTGCCCGGGCGCGACGACGAGCGCTGGCTCTACCACCTGAACCTGCGCAAGGACGCCTCCGGCCGCATGTCCTTCGTCAAGCGGCCCGTGGAGCCGTACCTGGTGCCCGTGGAAGGCTTCACGCCCCGCGCCACCGCACCGGTCGAGCTCGGCCCCCACGACCCCTCCCCCGCCGGGACGCCGGCCGCGCCGGACGGCGCCGGGCCCGCGCACGACGCCGGCGGGCCGGGGAACCCGCGCGGGCGGACCGCGGCGGCGCGGCGGCCGGCCGTCGAGACCATCGGGCGCTCCCCGCGCATCCTCGAACTCGTGCGGCTGGCCGAGGAGCAGCCGCCGCTGTCCCGCCTGGCCCCGTACCTGTCCGACCCCGACCCCAAGGTGCGGCGCGCCGCGGTGGTCACGCTCACCGAGACCACGCCGGACGGCGTCGGCGAGGCGCTGGTCCAGGCGCTCGGCGACGCCCACGGCACCGTGCGCCGGGCCGCCGCCACGGGGCTCAGGGAGCTTCTGGAGATCCTCCCTCCGTCCTCCGAGTTCGGACGCCTGCTCCACGGCGCCGCCACGGCCGGCGACCCTGTGGCGCGCGCCGCCGTCCTGGAGGCGCTGCGCGCCCTGCGGCTCGGCGGCTCGGAGGTGTTCGCGACCGCGCTCGCCGACCCCGACCCCGGCGTCCGCATCGCCGCCGTCCGCGGGCTGGTCTCCTTGGACGACGCCGTGGCGGTGGCCCGCGCCGCCGCCGACCCCTCCCGAGAGGTCCGCGTCACCGCCGCCAAAGCCCTCGGCACGATGACCACGGATGCGGATGCGGTCACTGGGCAGGAGACGGACGAGGACTTCGGCGGGGACATTCGCAGGGACGTCGGCGATGGTGGGGACGTTCGGTCGCCGGTGGTGGCGGCGCTCGCCGCGCTGGCCGAGGATCCGGAGCCGCTCGTCCGCGCGGCGGCCCTGGGGGCGTCCGCGGGCGTCGGCGCGCCTCCTCCGCTGCTCGGGACCGCCGTGCGCTGCCTGGCCGCCGAGGCGAGCTGGGAGGTGCGCGTGGGCGCGGCGCGGGGACTGTCGGCGGCGCCCGCCGAGGTGGCGATCGGCCCGCTGGCCTCTGCCCTGGCCGACCCGAACCTCGACGTCCGCAAGGCGGCCGTGCTCGCGCTGTCCGGTTTCGTGGCCGTCCACCCCGACGCCGCCGACGCCCTGCGCCCCGCCCTGGCCGACTCCGACGCGGACGTGCGCGCCTACGCCCGCCGCGCCCTCGACACCACGCGGCTAGCGGGGCAGGCGGCGCCATAG